From the Rhinatrema bivittatum chromosome 3, aRhiBiv1.1, whole genome shotgun sequence genome, one window contains:
- the LOC115088566 gene encoding cyclin-dependent kinase 4 — MAKEVRAQYEPVAEIGVGAYGTVYKARDLQSGKFVALKNVRVQTNENGLPLSTVREVALLKRLEHFDHPNIVRLMDVCATARTDRETKVTLVFEHVDQDLKTYLDKAPSPGLPLETIKDLMRQFLSGLDFLHSNCIVHRD; from the exons ATGGCCAAGGAGGTGCGGGCCCAGTACGAACCTGTCGCGGAGATCGGCGTGGGAGCCTATGGCACGGTCTACAAAGCCCGGGACCTGCAGAGCGGGAAGTTTGTGGCCCTGAAGAACGTGCGGGTGCAGACCAACGAGAACGGATTGCCGCTGTCCACTGTCCGCGAGGTAGCGCTCCTGAAACGCCTGGAGCACTTCGACCACCCCAACATTGTCAG GTTAATGGATGTGTGCGCCACAGCCAGAACGGACCGCGAGACCAAGGTAACGTTGGTTTTTGAGCATGTGGATCAGGACCTCAAGACGTACCTGGACAAAGCACCTTCACCTGGGTTACCTTTGGAGACAATCAAG GACCTGATGCGGCAGTTCCTCAGTGGGCTGGACTTCCTGCATTCCAACTGCATCGTGCACCGTGACTGA